The Myroides fluvii region AAAAAGTAAATCCACTGCTGTAACACCTTAGATTTATCGTATTCTTGCATATCTTTTCTGGCTTGAGCACCTAATTGTTTGCATAATTCAGGTTGTGTCATCAGGCTTAAACAACGCTCTACCATTTGCTGTGGGTTTGCTGGGGGAATCAAATAGCCATTCACTCCGTCGTCAATTAAATCTGATGGGCCGTAATCTACATCAAAGGCAACAACGGGAACTTCATGGGCCATTGCTTCTAAAAAAGCCATTGGCATACCCTCCATATTGGAAGTGTGTAGCATAAAAGCACTGGCTTGTATTTCGCGATTGACATCTTCCACTTCTCCTTTCCAAATCACGGAGTCTACTGCTATTGACTGTAGCTGAGCAACATAAGAAGGTGTTCCTGTTCCGCAAATCACCAAATACCAATCAGGGTGTACGACTGCGACTTGCTTCCAAATAGCCAACAGTGTCTCATAATTTTTTTCAGGTACCAATCGACCAATAGCAATTGCCTGTTTACTTAATTTATTTGTAGGCTGAATGTTTTGATTGAGTGCTATCCAATTGGGTATTACCTTTATATTCGCATGTGCCCAATCTTTCTTTGAACTTTCATTGAGTACAATCAACCCTGTAAAGCGTTTACTCAACCATCTTGTTAGATGATTCACAAGATGGCGCTTCCATTTGGATAAAATTGGAGATAATAAAAAATTACGCGAACCGTGTACTTCAAAGTAGATTGGGATTTCTGTCTTCAAAAAATAAGAGGCAAAATACCCTTTTATGCCGTTGTCCAAAACAAAAATAACATCGGGGTTAAATACCTCGATTCCCTGCTGTTGCACAAAAGAATAATAGCGTTTTACCTGACTAATCGTGCGAATAGGTGCCGTATAAAATTGCCATTGAATCTGAGGATGAAAGGAATAAAAGGGTTGTTTTTGGGTGTCATTCGTACTGATAATTTGCACTTGAAATCCCATTTGAACAAAGGCATCCGTTTTTTGGCTGAGGATACGCGCTACACCTCCCCCTCCTGTACTAGAGGTGGTGATATACAATAGCTTTATTCTCTTATTTCCCATCTTTTTATATACTGATTCGCAATTTTTCTACAATCGTGAACATCTTGCACAAATACACCTGCGCGTTGTCCTATTTCATTTATCTTGGATGGATGGTCAATCAACCAACTCAATTTAGCAACTAAATAAGCGATATCTGGTTTTGCCGAAATACACACTTCATCTTCCTGAAGATTATAGTACTCCAAAAACTCCTCAGAAGCACCTGTAAAGACTACCTGCCCCCTTGCCATAGCCTCTAAAGCATTGTATCCTTGATCTTTAGACAAAACCTGATCCAAGACGATATGGGCCTCTGCTCGTGCCTTTTTATAAGTATCGTACGGCATTTGTTCGGCTACAATCAAATTAATTTGATTGCCATACTTGGCTTGAATTTGCTGTAGGGCTTCTTCAAAATAGCCCATTCCCTTTTGGTGGTAATTACCGCGATTGATTCCCAAAAAAATACACACCCGATCGAAGGGAGCAAACTCCTGTGCGTGGTTTTCCTCTAACACAACAGGATGCGGAATCAATCCCTTATACTTAGCATGAGATTGATTGGGATTCACGTAATCCATGTCACTAGCAATAATCCCTGAACAATGTGTAACAATCATTTTTTGCGTTCGCATTACTCCTCTTTTCTGATAAACATCTACGTAGGCATAATAGGGCTTCAAGTTGGGATTTTGAAGTAAAGGTTGAAGCAAAGACAATTCTTCTGGATGAGTCATCAAGTACTGTAATCCAAAAACGTCTATTCCACAAGAGAGGAGAAATACTTTTTTATTTTGTGCAAAAACGCGTTTTAAAATTCGCCTTTCCCAAATGGGTAAGGTTTGAATAGGCCGGTCGTTAATCAGTTGTACCGCATCAAAGTCTTTCATTTTTTTTAGATGCTGTTGCGCTCGCCATCCAATTTCTAACTCGGCTATATCCCATCCAAAAACTTTGTGGATGGCTTTGCGAATCACTGTTGTCCATCGACCAGTTGTCCAAGAGGGACGAATAGATAAATCAACCTGAAAATCCTTGAATTTATCCCCATCACCAAGCAAGACAACCTCTTCAACCTTTTCTTGTTGAATCAGTCCCTTTTTTAAGGCAGAATGTAATCCACTATAATCTCCTATTAAAAGTATTCTCATTATCTTAGCCGTGATTTGCTCAAATGTACGTTTATCTTTTTATGTCTCAAAAGAAAATAAAAATAGCACTATTGGGGGACACCCTTGCTCACGGAGGTGCAGAACGCATCCACAGTACGCTATCTTTATACTTTGAACAGCTGGACTTTGACGTACACAACATCATCAACTTAGATAGTATTACTTATCCCTATGGGGGTGTTCTATACAACCTTGGTGTGGTAAAATCCGCTCATTTTTCGCTTGGGAATAAATTGAAACGCTTCCGATTATTTCAGCAGTATATCCAAGGTAATTCCTTTGATTATATTCTCGACTTTAGAACGAGAAGCAAGCCTTTTACTGAAGTATTGTTGCAGCACTTCATTTTTGACACGACCTATATTCCTACAGTACACAGTGCTCATTTACCCTGGTACTTTACCTCTAGTTCCTTTTGGGGCAAGCGCATCTATCGCAAAGCCCATTCGATTATCTGCGTCAGTCAAGCCATTGCAGAACAGGTTAAAGCGACCTATCACTATCCTCAAGTGCAAACCTTATACAATCCCATTGCTGTGGAAGACATTCACCAGCAAATGCATGAAGCCAATCCTTTTCAAGGGAAACGCTATGTTGTAGCCTGTGGTAGAATGGATACGGATATCAAACAATTCGATCGCCTGATTGAAAGCTATGCGCAAAGTCGATTGCCTAAACAAGACATTCACTTGGTTATTCTAGGAGATGGTGCTCAAAAAATTGGTTTAGAACAACGAGTAGAAGCACTTAATTTAAAAGAGAGGGTTTCCCTTCCTGGCTTTTACGAGAATCCTTTTCCTATTTTTAAAGAGGCTTTGTTCTTTGTACACAGTAGTCGATTGGAAGGTTTTCCGACCGTATTTTTAGAAGCTTTGGCTTGTGGTATACCCGTGATTAGTTTTAATTGTCCCACAGGACCCAGTGAAATCATCCAATCAGGGTACAATGGTTTACTAATCGAAAATCAAAACTTTGACGCACTTCAGGAAGCAATGGAAAAACTTGCTCTAGACGAGAATCAACGCATAAATCTGAAGGCTAACGCTTTAGATTCTGTACGTTCTTTTGACATTCAAGCCATAGGAAAACAATGGTTAGCACTCTTGCGTTAAGGCTACCATTTCTAGAAACTGATCGTATGAACGAATGTAATCCGATTCATCATATAATCCCGAATTCACGGCTAAGCAAACCGTTCCTGTTTGAAAGTTTTGCAATATACTCCAAATACCCGGTTGAAGAATTAATCCCTTAGCGGGGTTGTCTAAAACAACAGTTCTCTTTTGGATACCATCGTCTAATACTACTTCAAGGCTGCCATTAAGCGCAAAGAGAATCGTTGTTTGTTCTTTGTGTGCATGCCCTCCTCTACTTTTTCCACGAGGAACCTCGTAAATAAAAAATACGCGTTTGATATCAAAGGAAATTATATCCCCTTGAATCACCGCGAGATTTCCTCTCTCATCTTGTATTTCTGGGACACTCATTTCACTACAATCAAAAATGCTATATTTTTTCATCTATACTTGGGTATGTTTGGACTCCGAACGGCTAAAATACCAAGAAAAATAGACAACTAAAACACAACTGTAAATTATATATGCTAAAGTGTAGCCTAAAGTGGCTGCTTCCATATCAAAATGATCAATTAACAGATAGGTAAACCCATAATAACAGCTAAAAAACAAGGTTTCACAAAAGAGATAAGGCCAAAGTAGGCGTTCAGTATAGAAAAGCAACCCGTAAATTAACACAGCTCCTTTGATAAAATCGCCGACTAATTGCCATTGAAGCAAATCAATCATGGGGTTAAAACTATCGTCTAAAACGAGTGGAATAATCCAGCTACGCGTTAGGTAAACCACCGCTAATCCCAAAGCGAATAAAGGTAAAACTGCGGTTAAATACAATCGAATAACTTTTTTCTTCTCTTGAAAAAGGTGTGTTTTTGCTAATTGAGGTAAAAAATAAGTAAAAGCCAAGGTCGTAATAAACAGCATGTAAATGCCTGAAATGCGCTGAATACCTTCCCAAATACCGGCGAGTTCTACTCCGGTGTGTTTCATCAACAGCTTGCGTATCCACAGCAAACACAACGGACTAACAACAGCGGAAAACAAGGCCATTACCGCATAAGAAAACAAAGGTTTGATTAGTGAAAAATCAAACGGTTGCCATTTTAATTGCAACAATTGTTTCACCCAAAACAGGGAAACAAAAAACAAAACTACAGGACTTAAGATCATGGCATACAAGGCCCCACCTAATCCTTGGGTATATACTAAATAGAACGTAAGCAGCAAACCAGAGACATTCCCAATCATATTGAGGTAAATTACCTTTTTAAATTGAGATAATCCCGTTAAAAAGGCCATCCAAATACCGTTCAACACTTGTAAAGGAAAGGCAAAAGCCAAGCAAATAAACAAATTGGTCATCGAAAAAGCTCCTTCAAAGAGATAGAGATCCAATTCCCTCCGCCAAACGAATAAACACACGGAAACCAGGAGCAAAACGACGAGCATAAAACGCAACAAAGTCGTTACAAATTGCTCCACTCGCTTTTGATCCGCTCGATGAGAGGCTACGTATTGTACAATTCCATTGGCTAATCCAAAAGAGGTAAAAGCTTCTAAGGAAGCCAACATATTACGCAGATTTCCCATATAGGCCATCCCCGAAGCTCCAACAAAAAGGGCCAGTATCTTGGCAGAAAACAAAGCCGTAACCAATCGAACAACAATACCGATTGTATTCAATAAAGTTACAGCTGTAAATTCACTCTGTTTTATTTTTTGCCAAATTGACTTATCCATTAATATGCGTTTATTGCTTCAATCACTTGCGTAACTTCTTCTTCTTTGAGAACGGGAGACATGGGAATACTCACTACTTCTTGATGAATTAACTCTGTTACTGGTAGCTGCAAATAGCTAAATTCTGCTAAAGCCGGTTGTTGATGAGGAGCAATCGGATAATGGATCAGCGTCTGTATTCCCCTTGACAAGAGATAACGTTGAAAATGCTCTCGATCCGCAACGCGAACGACAAAGAGATGAAAATTATGTCCTCCTTCTGAAGAGAGATGTGGCAAGATAATTTTTACATTTTTAATTTCGCGCAAATAGCGATAAGCAACAATCAAGCGTTTTTGATTGTCTGCATCTAGCTGGGGTAGTTTTAAATTGAGAATAGCGGCTTGAACTTCATCCAAACGCGAATTGTATCCTTTGTATTTATTTTGATACTTGATATGTGATCCGTAATTGCGGGTAGCGCGAATCACTTCTACTAAATCCAAATGATTGGTCGTAATAGCTCCTCCATCTCCTAGACAACCCAAATTCTTACTTGGATAAAAACTAAAAGCAGCCGCATCACCAAAAGCACCTGCTTTGCAACCGTGCAATACTGTTCCGTGGGCTTGAGCGGCATCTTCGATCAATAGCAAGGCTCTATCCTGACAATAGTGTTTAATTTTATCCATTTCATACACTTGCCCGTACAAATGAACCACCAATACCGCTTTGGTAGCTGAAGTCATGGAATAGCTTATCCCGTGAACATCCATCGTGTAACTATCCAAGTTGGGTTCCACCAAAACTGGATTCAGTCCACAATCCAACAAGGCTAAAATTGTAGCTATATAGGTATTTGCCGGTACTAATACGTCGTCTCCGACACTGAGTTTTCCCAATTTAATATACCCATCAAAGATCAATTTCAATGCATCTAAACCATTGCCCACACCTACGCAGAAAGAAGTACCGCAATAGGCTGCAAACTGCTCTTCGAATGTTACCACTTCATTTCCTAGCATATAAATACCATCGTGAAAGATTTGCTTTATTTTCTGCAAATAAGCATCCTCAAAAGGTTGATTAATCTGTTGTAAATCTAAAAATGATATCATGAAATAGATGTGAGTTTAAAAAGTAAATATAGGAGTTTTTTTTGTGGTTGTTTGTTGTTTGTTGTTCGTTGTTCGTTGTTCGTTGTTTGGTGAGGTGGTGAGAGGGTGAGGTGGTGAGGTGGTGAGGTGGTGAGATTTGTTTAAAGAAAACATCATTTTATTTTAGAAAAATCTACCGATAACTCATAACAGCTAACTCATAACAGCTAACTCATAACAGCTAACTCATAACCGATAACTCATAACCGATAACTCATAACCGATAACTCATAACCGATAACTCATAACCGATAACTCATAACCGATAACTCATAACAGCTAACTCATAACAGTTCATAACCGATAACTCATAACCGATAACTCATAACAGCTCATAACTGATAACAAAAAAAAGCCCTACTCATGAGTAGGGCTTTTAACTATATTAAGTAAGACTAATCTGATTTGACAAACGTTTCTTATTTTACTTTATTAACGATAGCTGCGAAAGCTTCAGGGTGATTTGTAGCTAAATCTGCAAGAACTTTACGGTTCAATTCGATGTTATTAGCTTTCAATTTACCGATGAATACAGAATAGCTTAATCCGTGTAATCTTGCACCAGCGTTGATACGCATAATCCAAAGTGAACGGAAATTTCTTTTCTTTTGTTTTCTATCACGGTAAGCATAAAGCATTGCTTTTTCTACCGCGTTTTTAGCTACTGTCCAAACGTTTTTACGTCTTCCAAAGTAACCTTTGGCTTGCTTCAAAATTCTTTTTCTTCGAGCTCTTGAAGCTACTGCGTTTACTGATCTTGCCATTTTTTACAAGTGTTTTTTGTAGTGGGCGACTTTTTCAAGTTCTTCTAAATGCTTAAGCACCACTCCAGGGTTATTAAATAAATTTAACCAAATCTAAATCTAGTTTCCTAGAATTAGATTAATCTTAATTGATCTTTGATACTTTTCTCATCTGCTTTAGACACTAAAGTAGAGTGAGTTAAAGCTAATTTACGCTTTTTAGATTTTTTAGTCAAAATGTGACTTTTGAAAGCGTGTTTTCTTTTGATTCTTCCAGTACCTGTTAGCTTGAAACGCTTTTTAGCACTAGATTTAGTTTTCATTTTAGGCATTTTGTTCCTAGGTATTATGATTATCTTACTTAATTCTATTTTTATTCTTTTCGAGTGAAAGAATTATTTGGTCTTCTTTTTAGGAGCGATGAACATAGTCATACGTTTTCCTTCCAATACAGGCATAGACTCTACCTTTCCGTATTCTTCTAAATCCTGCGCTAATCTCAGTAACAAAATTTGTCCTTGATCTTTATAGATGATAGAACGACCTTTAAAGAATACAAATGCTTTTAATTTAGCTCCTTCTTTTAAGAACTTTTCAGCATTTTTCTTCTTAAACTCATAGTCATGCTCATCAGTTTGAGGACCAAAACGAATTTCCTTTACGGTAATTTGCGTTGATTTAGCTTTCAACATTTTCTCGCGCTTCTTTTGCTCGTAAAGGAACTTTTTATAGTCAATTACTTTACAAACGGGCGGTTCTGCATTGGGAGAAATCTCCACTAAATCTAACTCTTGCTCTTCAGCTAAACGCAAAGCGTCAGCTAGTTTATATACACCCGTTTCGACGTTGTCTCCGACAAGTCGAACTTCAGGAACACGGATTGCGTTGTTTACTCGATGCAAATCCTTCTTCTCTTCGCGAGGTCTAAATCCCCCTCTTTGTCTTACTGCTATGGCTTTAAAAATTTAAATGCTTGGTTCTACAAGCGTTATACATCATTTGTTTTTATTCTCCGAACTGCTTCATTGACGAACTCACTTCTTTCTGAACAAAAGCAATAAATTCTTCAATTTTCATCGTTTGATTTGATTTTCCGTCGTCTCCGTGTTTGCGCACAGAAATGGTACCGTTCTTCTCTTCTTCCTCTCCTACAATCAGCATATAAGGGAATTTCTGCACCTCTGCTTCACGGATTTTCTTACCAATCGTTTCATTTCTGTTATCTACGACCGCGCGAATTTCGTCATTTTCTAGCAAATCTAAAACTTTTTTCGCATATTTTTCATACTTCTCGCTCAAAGACAGGATTATAGCTTGTTCTGGCATCAACCAAAGTGGGAAATTTCCACCTGTATGCTCTAATAAAATAGCTATAAAACGCTCCATTGATCCGAAAGGTGCTCTGTGAATCATCACAGGACGGTGTAATTCGTTATCTGATCCTTTGTAGGTCAACTCAAAACGCTCTGGTAAGTTGTAATCTACCTGAATCGTTCCCAACTGCCAGCTTCTTCCCAAAGCATCCTTCACCATAAAGTCTAATTTCGGACCATAGAAAGCAGCTTCTCCACTCTCGATCACGTAATTTAATCCTTTATCTTCGGCTGCATTGATAATCGCTTGCTCTGCTTTTTCCCAGTTCTCTAATGATCCGATATATTTTTCGGGATTGCTTAAATCGCGAACGGATACTTGAGCTGTAAAGTTCTCAAATCCTAAAGATCCGAAAACGTATAATACTAGGTCAATTACTTTTTTGAACTCTTCATCTAATTGATCTGGCGTACAGAAAATATGCGCATCATCTTGCGTAAATCCACGTACACGTGTCAATCCGTGTAATTCACCTGATTGCTCATAGCGATATACGGTTCCAAACTCAGCAAAACGCTTAGGCAAGTCTTTGTATGACCAAGGTCTAGCGTTGTAAATTTCACAGTGGTGTGGACAGTTCATTGGTTTCAACAAGAACTCTTCCCCTTCTACTGGTGTGTGAATCGGCTGGAAGCTATCTGCTCCATATTTAGCATAATGTCCCGAAGTAACATACAACTCTTTTTGTCCGATATGCGGAGTTACTACTTGTTCGTATCCTGCTTTTTTCTGTGCTTTACGCAAGAAATATTCTAAGCGATCTCTAAGCGCAGCACCTTTTGGCAACCATAAAGGCAACCCTTGTCCTACTTTTTGAGAGAACGTAAATAACTCTAATTCTTTTCCTAATTTACGGTGATCGCGTTTTTTAGCTTCTTCTAATAAAGTTAAATAATCCGTTAGATCTTTTTGTTTAGGGAATGAAATACCATATACACGCGTTAGCTGTTTGTTTTTCTCATCTCCTCTCCAGTATGCACCAGCAATAGACAAGATTTTAAACGCTTTGATAATTCCTGTATTCGGAATATGTCCTCCACGACATAAATCCGTAAATGTATCGTGATCGCAGAACGTAATTGTACCGTCTTCTAGGTTTTCAATTAATTCTACTTTATATGGATTTGCTTCGTTTTTATACATTGCTAGTGCCTCTGCTTTAGAAGCTGAACGCATCGAAAACTCGTGTTTTCCTCTAGCGATATCTAAGAACTTATCTTCAATTCTCTTAAAATCGGCATCTGTTACCTTGTGCTCCATGAAGTCCACATCATAGTAGAATCCATTTTCAATGGCTGGACCGATGGTTAATTTGATGCCTGGGAATAATTCCAATAGCGCTTGCGCCATTACGTGAGAAGAAGAGTGCCAAAATGCTTTCTTTCCTTCTGTGTCATTCCATGAATATAAAACTAGACTACCGTCCGTGGTCAAAGCAGTGGTGGTTTCGATGGTGGTACCATTGAAGTTGGCAGAAATAATATTTCTCGCTAAACCTTCACTTATACTTTTAGCAACATCGAAAGGAGTTACCCCTGAGGCAAACTCTTTCACTGATCCGTCTGGTAATGTAATTTTTATCATAATTATTTTTAAAAAATGAGTTGCAAAGATACAGGTTTTAGCGAATAATAGCAATACATTTTATTCGCTTTACACGCTTTTCTACTGAAATTAATGCAGCATGACTCATTTGGATTTTAAACCCTTGTTTTTTTCCATCTGTTGGATAATTTCTTGGCGATACGTATTTCCCCAATTCGCGAGGGATTGAATGACGGGAGTCAACGTTATTCCAAAGGGAGAGATGGCGTATTCTACAGCTACGATAGCCCCATCTAGTTCCGTTCGAAGCACCAATTGATTGAGTTCTAAATCTCGCAATTCTTTACTGAGTACTTTAGCTGAAATATCGCCTAGTGCTCGTTGCAGTTCCATGAAGCGCAATTTATCGTGTAATAATAGCGTACCGAGAATATGCAACTTCCATTTTCCACTTAAAATGGACATGCTGTCTTTGATTCCCATTACATTGGTCTTACACTGTGCTCGTTGTTCCTCCATTGCTGTACTAAAATTACGCGAGAGGTAAAGGTATGAAAAATTAACGACATTATCCCTATTTTATCTCCCTGCACCATCAAGTTACCAAAAAGTAACTACTTACCTCTTGGTTAGGCCTGCTATTTTCTCGTTTTAATCCACCTAACTTTGCCTAACAAATCAAAAACAAACATGATGAACAAAAAAATAATCTACTGGTTATCAACCGCTTTATTCAGCGCTTTTATGTTATTCAGCGCATATGGCTATTTTACAGATCCTACTTTTAAGGAAGCTTTTGTCTATTTGGGTTATCCCGATTATTTTAGAATTGAACTTGCAATTGCAAAAATACTTGGTGCACTAGCACTGTTGCTTCCTTTTATTCCTCGCATACTGAAAGGATTTGCCTATGCGGGTTTCACCATTAATATT contains the following coding sequences:
- a CDS encoding glycosyltransferase, with protein sequence MGNKRIKLLYITTSSTGGGGVARILSQKTDAFVQMGFQVQIISTNDTQKQPFYSFHPQIQWQFYTAPIRTISQVKRYYSFVQQQGIEVFNPDVIFVLDNGIKGYFASYFLKTEIPIYFEVHGSRNFLLSPILSKWKRHLVNHLTRWLSKRFTGLIVLNESSKKDWAHANIKVIPNWIALNQNIQPTNKLSKQAIAIGRLVPEKNYETLLAIWKQVAVVHPDWYLVICGTGTPSYVAQLQSIAVDSVIWKGEVEDVNREIQASAFMLHTSNMEGMPMAFLEAMAHEVPVVAFDVDYGPSDLIDDGVNGYLIPPANPQQMVERCLSLMTQPELCKQLGAQARKDMQEYDKSKVLQQWIYFFESLP
- a CDS encoding glycosyltransferase; the protein is MRILLIGDYSGLHSALKKGLIQQEKVEEVVLLGDGDKFKDFQVDLSIRPSWTTGRWTTVIRKAIHKVFGWDIAELEIGWRAQQHLKKMKDFDAVQLINDRPIQTLPIWERRILKRVFAQNKKVFLLSCGIDVFGLQYLMTHPEELSLLQPLLQNPNLKPYYAYVDVYQKRGVMRTQKMIVTHCSGIIASDMDYVNPNQSHAKYKGLIPHPVVLEENHAQEFAPFDRVCIFLGINRGNYHQKGMGYFEEALQQIQAKYGNQINLIVAEQMPYDTYKKARAEAHIVLDQVLSKDQGYNALEAMARGQVVFTGASEEFLEYYNLQEDEVCISAKPDIAYLVAKLSWLIDHPSKINEIGQRAGVFVQDVHDCRKIANQYIKRWEIRE
- a CDS encoding glycosyltransferase; translation: MSQKKIKIALLGDTLAHGGAERIHSTLSLYFEQLDFDVHNIINLDSITYPYGGVLYNLGVVKSAHFSLGNKLKRFRLFQQYIQGNSFDYILDFRTRSKPFTEVLLQHFIFDTTYIPTVHSAHLPWYFTSSSFWGKRIYRKAHSIICVSQAIAEQVKATYHYPQVQTLYNPIAVEDIHQQMHEANPFQGKRYVVACGRMDTDIKQFDRLIESYAQSRLPKQDIHLVILGDGAQKIGLEQRVEALNLKERVSLPGFYENPFPIFKEALFFVHSSRLEGFPTVFLEALACGIPVISFNCPTGPSEIIQSGYNGLLIENQNFDALQEAMEKLALDENQRINLKANALDSVRSFDIQAIGKQWLALLR
- a CDS encoding sugar 3,4-ketoisomerase, producing MKKYSIFDCSEMSVPEIQDERGNLAVIQGDIISFDIKRVFFIYEVPRGKSRGGHAHKEQTTILFALNGSLEVVLDDGIQKRTVVLDNPAKGLILQPGIWSILQNFQTGTVCLAVNSGLYDESDYIRSYDQFLEMVALTQEC
- a CDS encoding O-antigen translocase, with amino-acid sequence MDKSIWQKIKQSEFTAVTLLNTIGIVVRLVTALFSAKILALFVGASGMAYMGNLRNMLASLEAFTSFGLANGIVQYVASHRADQKRVEQFVTTLLRFMLVVLLLVSVCLFVWRRELDLYLFEGAFSMTNLFICLAFAFPLQVLNGIWMAFLTGLSQFKKVIYLNMIGNVSGLLLTFYLVYTQGLGGALYAMILSPVVLFFVSLFWVKQLLQLKWQPFDFSLIKPLFSYAVMALFSAVVSPLCLLWIRKLLMKHTGVELAGIWEGIQRISGIYMLFITTLAFTYFLPQLAKTHLFQEKKKVIRLYLTAVLPLFALGLAVVYLTRSWIIPLVLDDSFNPMIDLLQWQLVGDFIKGAVLIYGLLFYTERLLWPYLFCETLFFSCYYGFTYLLIDHFDMEAATLGYTLAYIIYSCVLVVYFSWYFSRSESKHTQV
- a CDS encoding DegT/DnrJ/EryC1/StrS family aminotransferase — its product is MISFLDLQQINQPFEDAYLQKIKQIFHDGIYMLGNEVVTFEEQFAAYCGTSFCVGVGNGLDALKLIFDGYIKLGKLSVGDDVLVPANTYIATILALLDCGLNPVLVEPNLDSYTMDVHGISYSMTSATKAVLVVHLYGQVYEMDKIKHYCQDRALLLIEDAAQAHGTVLHGCKAGAFGDAAAFSFYPSKNLGCLGDGGAITTNHLDLVEVIRATRNYGSHIKYQNKYKGYNSRLDEVQAAILNLKLPQLDADNQKRLIVAYRYLREIKNVKIILPHLSSEGGHNFHLFVVRVADREHFQRYLLSRGIQTLIHYPIAPHQQPALAEFSYLQLPVTELIHQEVVSIPMSPVLKEEEVTQVIEAINAY
- the rplT gene encoding 50S ribosomal protein L20; translated protein: MARSVNAVASRARRKRILKQAKGYFGRRKNVWTVAKNAVEKAMLYAYRDRKQKKRNFRSLWIMRINAGARLHGLSYSVFIGKLKANNIELNRKVLADLATNHPEAFAAIVNKVK
- the rpmI gene encoding 50S ribosomal protein L35, giving the protein MPKMKTKSSAKKRFKLTGTGRIKRKHAFKSHILTKKSKKRKLALTHSTLVSKADEKSIKDQLRLI
- the infC gene encoding translation initiation factor IF-3; translated protein: MHRVNNAIRVPEVRLVGDNVETGVYKLADALRLAEEQELDLVEISPNAEPPVCKVIDYKKFLYEQKKREKMLKAKSTQITVKEIRFGPQTDEHDYEFKKKNAEKFLKEGAKLKAFVFFKGRSIIYKDQGQILLLRLAQDLEEYGKVESMPVLEGKRMTMFIAPKKKTK
- the thrS gene encoding threonine--tRNA ligase; amino-acid sequence: MIKITLPDGSVKEFASGVTPFDVAKSISEGLARNIISANFNGTTIETTTALTTDGSLVLYSWNDTEGKKAFWHSSSHVMAQALLELFPGIKLTIGPAIENGFYYDVDFMEHKVTDADFKRIEDKFLDIARGKHEFSMRSASKAEALAMYKNEANPYKVELIENLEDGTITFCDHDTFTDLCRGGHIPNTGIIKAFKILSIAGAYWRGDEKNKQLTRVYGISFPKQKDLTDYLTLLEEAKKRDHRKLGKELELFTFSQKVGQGLPLWLPKGAALRDRLEYFLRKAQKKAGYEQVVTPHIGQKELYVTSGHYAKYGADSFQPIHTPVEGEEFLLKPMNCPHHCEIYNARPWSYKDLPKRFAEFGTVYRYEQSGELHGLTRVRGFTQDDAHIFCTPDQLDEEFKKVIDLVLYVFGSLGFENFTAQVSVRDLSNPEKYIGSLENWEKAEQAIINAAEDKGLNYVIESGEAAFYGPKLDFMVKDALGRSWQLGTIQVDYNLPERFELTYKGSDNELHRPVMIHRAPFGSMERFIAILLEHTGGNFPLWLMPEQAIILSLSEKYEKYAKKVLDLLENDEIRAVVDNRNETIGKKIREAEVQKFPYMLIVGEEEEKNGTISVRKHGDDGKSNQTMKIEEFIAFVQKEVSSSMKQFGE
- a CDS encoding winged helix-turn-helix transcriptional regulator, whose product is MEEQRAQCKTNVMGIKDSMSILSGKWKLHILGTLLLHDKLRFMELQRALGDISAKVLSKELRDLELNQLVLRTELDGAIVAVEYAISPFGITLTPVIQSLANWGNTYRQEIIQQMEKNKGLKSK
- a CDS encoding DoxX family protein, translated to MMNKKIIYWLSTALFSAFMLFSAYGYFTDPTFKEAFVYLGYPDYFRIELAIAKILGALALLLPFIPRILKGFAYAGFTINIIGAAIAHLAVGEGIGSLTLIFVAAILLLVSYIFNPSTTCNSAK